One segment of Glandiceps talaboti chromosome 21, keGlaTala1.1, whole genome shotgun sequence DNA contains the following:
- the LOC144451327 gene encoding adaptin ear-binding coat-associated protein 2-like isoform X2 translates to MATTEYESVLCVKNEAFVFKIPPRPSNRGYRAADWKLDQPDWKGRLRVVAKGNDCIIKLEDKSSGELFAECPVDAHPGIAVEAVMDSSRYFVIRLMDNNARSAFIGMGFADRADSFDFNVALQDHFKWVKQSKKFEEEAKQAEFAPQPKLDLGFKEGQTIKINLGSTKSGVARPKPSGGATPGFLPPPPGSKIPTLTPPPGQTGQFLPAQSPQQQAPQPASADLLAAPSQPTQPQKPAGGGTDWGDFTGAGNQQSQGGGGWVQF, encoded by the exons ATGGCGACGACAGAGTACGAGAGCGTGTTATGTGTCAAGAACGAAGCATTTGTATTTAAAATACCACCAAGGCCATCAAATAGAGGATACAG aGCAGCTGACTGGAAGTTAGATCAACCTGATTGGAAAGGAAGGTTACGGGTAGTAGCTAAAGGAAATGATTGCATAATTAAATTAGAAGATAAATCATCTG GTGAATTATTTGCTGAGTGTCCTGTAGATGCACATCCTGGTATAGCAGTAGAAGCCGTGATGGACTCTAGTAGATATTTTGTAATAAGACTGATGGACAACAATG CTCGGAGTGCATTTATTGGTATGGGCTTTGCAGACAGAGCAGATTCCTTTGATTTCAATGTAGCTTTACAGGATCATTTTAA GTGGGTTAAACAAAGCAAAAAATTTGAAGAGGAGGCTAAACAAGCTGAATTTGCCCCTCAACCAAAGTTAGATTTAGGATTCAAGGAAGGACAAACTATCAAAATCAATCTAGGG AGTACAAAGTCAGGTGTAGCAAGACCAAAACCATCTGGCGGAGCAACACCTGGATTTCTACCACCACCACCTGGGTCCAAAATTCCAACTCTGACGCCACCACCTGGACAGACAGGCCAATTTCTGCCAGCACAGTCACCACAGCAACAAGCACCTCAGCCAGCCAGTGCTGATTTACTTG CCGCGCCTTCGCAACCAACACAACCACAGAAACCTGCAGGAGGTGGAACTGATTGGGGTGACTTCACTGGTGCAGG gaATCAGCAATCTCAAGGCGGTGGTGGGTGGGTGCAATTCTAA
- the LOC144451327 gene encoding adaptin ear-binding coat-associated protein 2-like isoform X1, whose product MATTEYESVLCVKNEAFVFKIPPRPSNRGYRAADWKLDQPDWKGRLRVVAKGNDCIIKLEDKSSGELFAECPVDAHPGIAVEAVMDSSRYFVIRLMDNNARSAFIGMGFADRADSFDFNVALQDHFKWVKQSKKFEEEAKQAEFAPQPKLDLGFKEGQTIKINLGSTKSGVARPKPSGGATPGFLPPPPGSKIPTLTPPPGQTGQFLPAQSPQQQAPQPASADLLGGFSSKPQTSNQDLLGDLGSFTSPSSTVPSSQPKAEVDIFGDFTAAPSQPTQPQKPAGGGTDWGDFTGAGNQQSQGGGGWVQF is encoded by the exons ATGGCGACGACAGAGTACGAGAGCGTGTTATGTGTCAAGAACGAAGCATTTGTATTTAAAATACCACCAAGGCCATCAAATAGAGGATACAG aGCAGCTGACTGGAAGTTAGATCAACCTGATTGGAAAGGAAGGTTACGGGTAGTAGCTAAAGGAAATGATTGCATAATTAAATTAGAAGATAAATCATCTG GTGAATTATTTGCTGAGTGTCCTGTAGATGCACATCCTGGTATAGCAGTAGAAGCCGTGATGGACTCTAGTAGATATTTTGTAATAAGACTGATGGACAACAATG CTCGGAGTGCATTTATTGGTATGGGCTTTGCAGACAGAGCAGATTCCTTTGATTTCAATGTAGCTTTACAGGATCATTTTAA GTGGGTTAAACAAAGCAAAAAATTTGAAGAGGAGGCTAAACAAGCTGAATTTGCCCCTCAACCAAAGTTAGATTTAGGATTCAAGGAAGGACAAACTATCAAAATCAATCTAGGG AGTACAAAGTCAGGTGTAGCAAGACCAAAACCATCTGGCGGAGCAACACCTGGATTTCTACCACCACCACCTGGGTCCAAAATTCCAACTCTGACGCCACCACCTGGACAGACAGGCCAATTTCTGCCAGCACAGTCACCACAGCAACAAGCACCTCAGCCAGCCAGTGCTGATTTACTTG GTGGATTTTCATCTAAGCCTCAGACATCAAATCAAGATTTACTTGGTGATTTAGGTTCATTCACATCACCATCATCAACTGTGCCATCATCACAACCCAAAGCTGAGGTCGATATTTTTGGTGACTTTACAGCCGCGCCTTCGCAACCAACACAACCACAGAAACCTGCAGGAGGTGGAACTGATTGGGGTGACTTCACTGGTGCAGG gaATCAGCAATCTCAAGGCGGTGGTGGGTGGGTGCAATTCTAA